AACTAAGCACGGCATTACAAAGTTTGGATGCGCGCAGCCAAGATATTATCAAAGCTCGTTGGTTAGATGATAACAAAGCAACATTACACGACTTAGCAGCAAAATATAATGTCTCTGCGGAACGTATCCGTCAATTAGAAACCAATGCACTGAAAAAATTAAAAAGTGCGGTCAATTTTTAAATAATTTATAAAAAGAAAACCTGCTGATTAGCAGGTTTTTTATTTATCATTTAAACGTAATTTCAAATCTTCAGCAGTTTGGCAAGTCTTAATCTTATCAAACACTTTGTTCGCCTCATCATATTCCTTATTCAAATAACGTAACCATTGTTTAATTCGTGCCACATGGTAAAAACCGCTGCCATATTCATTTTCAACATTCGCATATTTTTGCAAGATTTTTTGAATCTCACGCCAAGGCATTTTTTCTGTATTTGATTTCAGAACATGACTTAAATTCGGAATATTCAACGCACCTCGTCCCACCATTAAATCCTGACAACCTGTTTGAGATAAGCAATCTTGCCCATCTTGCCAATGCCAAATTTCTCCGTTAGCAATAACAGGAATGGATAAATGCTCTCGAACTTTACCAATTTTTTTCCAATTAATTCGATCAGCACGATAACCATCAGATTTTGTGCGTCCATGAACTGTAATTTCGGTTGCTCCCCCTTGCTCTACCGCATCAGCGATTTCAAAAGCTTGAGAAATATTATCCCAGCCTAACCGCACTTTTACACTAACGGGGAATTCACTTGGCACGGCTTGGCGTAAGGCTTGAGTGGCACGATAAATCAATTCAGGCTGTTTCAATAATGCCGCACCACCATTACTGCCATTTACAGTTTTAGAGGGGCAACCACAATTTAAATCAATGCCATGAGAGCCAAGTTCTATCGCACGAATCGCATTTTCAGCAAGGCATTCTGGATGCTGCCCTAGCAACTGCACTCGCACAGGCGTGCCAGAAGAAGTAAAGCCCTGATTTTTTAATTCAGGGCATAAACGATAAAATACTTTTTCAGGGAGAAGTTGATCAACTACACGAACAAATTCTGTTATACATAAATCGTAGTCATTCACTTCAGTGAGAAGTTGGCGTACAAAGGGATCAAGAACCCCTTGCATAGGCGCAAGAATAACACGCACTATTTCCAGCCTTTTGCTTTACAAATTAAATCGTAAGCAGCTTGAATCTGTTGCGTTTTTTCTTTTGCCATTTCCATCATTTCTGGCGGTAAACCTTTCGCCACGAGTTTATCTGGATGGTGTTCATTCATTAAACGACGATAAGCGCGTTTTACTACTTGTTGCTCGTCGGACTCAGTCACACCCAATACTTTATAGGCATCATTTAAAGTTGGGCCAGAAGCATGTTGGTAACCACCACTATTTTGTTGCTGATATTGGTAGCCACCTTGATATGCACCTTGTTGATATTGCTGATAGAAACCGCCTTGAGTAAAAGCTCGAGCAGCCATTTCCATTGCAATCATTTGTTCAAATTGCATACGAGAAAGACCAAGTTCTTCAGCAATCACATAAAGCACTTCTTTCTCATTTTCGTGAAGTTCTGAATCGGCAAAAGCCGCTTGAACTTGCACTTGTAAGAACATTCGCAATAAATCAGTACGTTGCCCACAACCAATGCGAAATTCACGGATCACTTGACGAATTGGGAAATCAGATTCTTTACCACGACGAAACGCATCCTGTGCTAATTTACGCCCTGCATCATCTAGTTTAAGCTGAATCATTAATTGATTAGCTAATTGGATATCTTCTTCTGTTACACGCCCTTTCGATTTGCTTAAATGCCCTAGCACTGCAAAGGTGGTTTGCATAAACAAGTCTTGACGCGTTGTTTTCTTTTTAAAGAAACTAGAACTTACCGAACCAAGTTCATACAATTTTTTATCTGCGATGGAGCCTAAGATTAGCCCAGCAATCGCACCAAAAAATCCACCAACTTTCCAACCTAAAAATACGCCTATAATTTTTCCAATAAAATTCATTCTTTCCTCTGTTAAGTCAAAGTGCGGTTATTTTTATAATGTTATTTATAATGATAACAAAAATTTATTTCTCAAGTTTTATACGCCAAATTCGGCACGATAAGCACGCATTTCTGGCAAATGGCTACTGTATCGCGGATCTTGTTCAATAAATTGCATCAAATCATCTAAATCAATAATTGATAACACTTGGCATTGATAATCACGTTCTACTTCTTGAATTGCTGAAAGCTCGCCTTTTCCTCGTTCCTTACGGTTTAAGGCGATTAATACTGCCGCAAGCTCTGCCTGATTTGCACTGATTAATTCCATAGATTCACGAATTGCAGTACCAGCCGTAATCACGTCATCCACAAGCAAAATTTTTCCTTGCAATGGACTACCAATTAAATTGCCGCCCTCTCCGTGATCTTTCACTTCTTTGCGATTAAAACACACGGGTTTATCAATACCATAACGATTAAATAACGCCACCGAAACTGAAGTGCCAATTGGAATACCTTTGTAAGCCGGGCCAAAAACAACATCAAAATCTACCGCACTTGCCTGAATTGCCGCAGCATAAAACTCGCCTAAACGCGCTAAATCTGCCCCCGTATTAAACAAACCTGCATTGAAAAAATACGGACTTTTACGCCCCGATTTCAAAGTAAACTCGCCGAATTTCAATACATTTCGGCTTAAAGCAAATTCGATAAAATCGCGTTTATATTGTTCCATTTTTTAATCCCTATAAACTATGTTTATAAGCCTAACGCTTCGCGTTGAGCGATGAAAATTTGATTACAGCCTTGTTTCGCTAAATCTAATAATGTTAATAATTCTTCATGGCTAAATGGCTCGCCTTCTGCGGTGCCTTGTACCTCAATCATGCGACCATCTTCCATCATCACAACATTCATATCAGTTTCTGCTGCAGAATCTTCCACATATTCCAAATCACAAACGGCTTGCCCCTCAACAATCCCTACAGAAATCGCCGAAACTAGACCTTTAATTGGGTTAGTTTTTAACGTGCCATTCTCAATTAAACCGTTGATCGCATCACATAATGCGATAGCAGCACCAGTAATGGATGCGGTACGTGTGCCGCCATCTGCTTGAATAACATCGCAATCTAAAGTAATCGCACGTTCGCCAAGTGCTTTGAGATCCACCATCGCACGCAAAGAGCGAGCAATTAAGCGTTGAATTTCCATTGTGCGTCCGCCTTGTTTACCTTTAGCCGCTTCACGTTGCATACGACTATGTGTTGAACGTGGCAACATTCCATATTCAGCCGTGACCCAGCCTTGTCCTTGTCCTTTTAAGAAACGTGGTACAGCATCTTCCACTGTTGCAGTACAAAGCACTTTGGTGTCCCCAAATTCAACAAGCACGGAACCTTCAGCGTGCTTGGTGTAATTACGGGTAATTTTAATTTGGCGGAGTTGATTATTTTCTCGATTATTTGGACGCATAATTATTCCTTGATATGGTTTCTAACGATGTAATAAAAAAGCGTACTATTCTAGCACGCTTTGATTTTTATTTTTGTTAAAATTCACTAAGATATTGATTATTGATAATAAAAAAGCAAGGTAAGTAACCTTGCTTTATTAATTTGGTGGAGATAATCGGGATCGAACCGACGACCTCTTGAATGCCATTCAAGCGCTCTCCCAACTGAGCTATATCCCCATAAAAGACAGCAATATGATAAAATTTGACTATGTGGCTGTCAATACGATTTTATTATGTGTTTGTTATCCGATTAAATATTAAGCGTTTTGTGCATTAATAAAATCAATTGCGCGCTGAATACGTGTAAGTACACGATCTCTGCCGATACCGACTAGGGTAACATCCATTGATGGAGATTGACCAGAGCCTGTCACAGCAACACGTAATGGCATGCCAACTTTGCCCATTCCTACTTCTAATTCAGCAGCCGTTTGCTCAATCGCTTCGTGAGTAGAATGTAAATCCCAGCTAGAAAGTGCGGTTAATTTTTCTTTTATTTTTGTAAGCGCTTCAACAGCATTGCCTTTGAAATGTTTTTTCGCTGCAGGTTCATCAAAGGTTTCAAACTCTTCAAAGAAATAGCGGCTTGAGCTAGCCATTTCTTTTAAGGTTTTGCAGCGTTCCGCAAGCATAGAGACAATTTCAGTTAATGCAGGACCATTGGTTGTATCAATGCCTTGATCTTTGTAATGCCATTCAAGATGTTTAACCACATATTCTGGCGGTAATTCACGGATATAATGTTGATTCAACCATTGTAATTTTTCAGTGTTGAATGCACTAGCTGATTTGCTAACGTGATCTAATTCAAAATAATTGATCATTTCTTCGCGACTGAAAATTTCTTGGTCGCCATGTCCCCAGCCTAAACGCACAAGATAGTTGATTAAAGCTTCTGGTAAGTAACCATCATCACGATATTGCATTACGCTCACTGCACCATGTCGTTTAGAGAGTTTTTGACCATCATCTCCATTAATCATGGAAACGTGCGCATAGGTTGGAATTGGGGCTCCAATGGCTTTTAAAATGTTAATTTGACGTGGCGTGTTGTTGATATGATCTTCGCCACGGACAACGTGTGTGATACCCATATCCCAGTCATCTACAACCACGCAGAAGTTATAAGTTGGCGAACCGTCTGTGCGACGAATAATAAGATCATCAAGTTCACTGTTGCTGATTTCAATGCGACCACGTACGGCATCATCAAATACTACCGAGCCTTCAGTTGGATTTTTGAAACGTACAACGTGAGGTTCATCTGGAGAGCGGATGTGATCGTGTAAGCAGTGGCGGTCATAACGTGGTTTTTCTTTATTTTGTTCTTGAGTATGACGAAGTTCTTCTAAGCGATCTTTAGTACAATAGCAACGATATGCTAAGCCTTGTTCAATCATTTCATCGATCACTTGGTTGTAACGATCAAAGCGTTTAGTTTGGTAATAAGGGCCATGCTCCCACGGAAGATTTAACCATTCCATTCCTTCAATAATTGCAGCTGTTGCTTCTGGTGTTGAACGCTCTAAATCTGTGTCTTCAATTCGTAATACAAATTCGCCGTTATTATGTTTTGCGTATAACCAGGAATAAAGTGCGGTACGTGCGCCACCTACATGTAAATAACCTGTAGGGCTAGGAGCAAAACGAGTACGCACTTTTACATTTGGATCTAAATTAAAAGGAGCATCTAGTTTCATTTTTATAACCTATCTTCAATAAAATATTAGTCGTTATTCTACTACGACTTGTTTGACTTCTAAATAAAAAAGCGGATTTTATGCTTATTTTTACGACAATTAAACAAAATTTAGTAAAAAGGTATTGACTGAAAATGCATTCTCCCTATAATGCCAACCCACAACATTAAGGGCGATTAGCTCAGTTGGGAGAGCACCTCCCTTACAAGGAGGGGGTCACTGGTTCGAGACCGGTATCGCCCACCACTTCTCTAAAAAGTGTTCTTAATGTTACTAAGTTTGACCAAGCGGGCGATTAGCTCAGTTGGGAGAGCACCTCCCTTACAAGGAGGGGGTCACTGGTTCGAGACCGGTATCGCCCACCACTTTTCTAAAGTGTCCTTTCCGCTCAAACTTTCCCTTTATATTTAAACGCTTTCTAGTGGGCGATTAGCTCAGTTGGGAGAGCACCTCCCTTACAAGGAGGGGGTCACTGGTTCGAGACCGGTATCGCCCACCACTTAAAAGTGTTTAAATAAACCGAAAATTTAGGGTTTTCCTTAATATTATCGGGCGATTAGCTCAGTTGGGAGAGCACCTCCCTTACAAGGAGGGGGTCACTGGTTCGAGACCGGTATCGCCCACCACTTTATTTTCAAATTATCTAAATAATTTTCTTTTCCCGTTCAATCTATTACGTTTACGTGATAAAGTATTCAGATATTGTCATGTCTTATTTTAGTCTGTTATGCATCATAGGGAAAATTTATGATCGCTTATATTTTCTTAGCTTTATTCACGATTGCGGCAGTGATTTTTATCATAAACTCCCATTATCGTTGGACTTATTTCTTTGCTATCGCACTCTTTTCTTTTTTATTTGGCGGTATGCTTATGGTTTCCGGTCAATGGCAACGTGCTTTAAATTTTTCATCTGTGCTTTTTGTGGTACTGATGTTATTTCACCGTTTAAAAATTCATTATTACAAACAACCTTTGCTAATTTCAGATTTCTTTCTTGTGGTGGATTGGCGAAATTGGGAAACTTTAATTCATTATAAAGGTGCATTGTTTGACGTTATTGGGCTACTTGCGTTATTAGGTTATGCGATTTTTGGTTTCAATGATGTCGAGTCTTTAGGGGTATTAGGTAACAGCATTGGAGCGTTATTGTTTATCCTTAGCTTTAGTTTGATGTGGCATTATTCTAAAAAGCCAAGTGCGGTGCAAGTTTGGTTAGATTCTTTGCCTGATGATGGTCGTGATGTGTTTTTAAATTTACCAATGTCTTGCCGCGGTATTTTTTTCAAAGTGCCAAGTTTTGATGGCAATAGCCAAAATTTTATTGAAAAAATGACCGCACTTTCATCTGAAACAAACAACCTATCTGAAACAAACAACCTATCTGAAACAAAACCCGATATTGTTGTAACATTAATGGAATCCACGCTGAACCCTCATCAATTTGCTTTTAGTCAGCAATCTATTCCACCACTTTCCATGTTTGAGCCTCAAAATGATACGGTATTTACTTCGCCATTGCGTGTACATACTTTTGCTGGCGCAACCTGGAAATCAGAATTTGCTTTTTTAGCCGGTGTGCCTTCGACTGATTTTGGTACGTTAGCAAGTGGCGTTTTTTATTCTGTTGTACCGCACTTGCAATCAGGTTTAGTGAAAAATCTAAAAGCACAAGGATATTTTTGTGTTGCCTTGTCGCCTTTTACAAAAGGTAATTACAATGCGAAATCCGCTTATGATCATTTCGGTTTTGATTTGATGTTACAGCCGCAAGATCTTGGTTATCCTGCACCTATTAGTAAAAATCTTTGGGATATTAGTAGTGAAGAAATGATGAAGTACACCCGAATGATTTTGGAAAAGCAGTATCCTGCGTTAGAAAATGTAGATCAACCGATGTTTGTTTATGTATTGACTATGCGTGAACATGGTCCATATGAATTAGGTATGGAAAATAAATTTAACCTTCAAATGCCTAATTTAGGGGCTAAAAGTATTTCTGCATTGAATGACTATACTCAACGTATTGTCGCATTGAATGATGCGATTGAAGGAATGAATAACTATTTACATGAACGTAAAAAGCCTTTTGTTCTAGGTTATTTCGGTGATCACCAAGTGGCATTTGATAATGTTATCCCACCGAAGAAAGGGGATTATGCACAGCCCGATTATGTGACTCAATTTGTTGTAAGAAGTAAT
The Haemophilus influenzae DNA segment above includes these coding regions:
- the dusC gene encoding tRNA dihydrouridine(16) synthase DusC codes for the protein MRVILAPMQGVLDPFVRQLLTEVNDYDLCITEFVRVVDQLLPEKVFYRLCPELKNQGFTSSGTPVRVQLLGQHPECLAENAIRAIELGSHGIDLNCGCPSKTVNGSNGGAALLKQPELIYRATQALRQAVPSEFPVSVKVRLGWDNISQAFEIADAVEQGGATEITVHGRTKSDGYRADRINWKKIGKVREHLSIPVIANGEIWHWQDGQDCLSQTGCQDLMVGRGALNIPNLSHVLKSNTEKMPWREIQKILQKYANVENEYGSGFYHVARIKQWLRYLNKEYDEANKVFDKIKTCQTAEDLKLRLNDK
- the djlA gene encoding co-chaperone DjlA, with the protein product MNFIGKIIGVFLGWKVGGFFGAIAGLILGSIADKKLYELGSVSSSFFKKKTTRQDLFMQTTFAVLGHLSKSKGRVTEEDIQLANQLMIQLKLDDAGRKLAQDAFRRGKESDFPIRQVIREFRIGCGQRTDLLRMFLQVQVQAAFADSELHENEKEVLYVIAEELGLSRMQFEQMIAMEMAARAFTQGGFYQQYQQGAYQGGYQYQQQNSGGYQHASGPTLNDAYKVLGVTESDEQQVVKRAYRRLMNEHHPDKLVAKGLPPEMMEMAKEKTQQIQAAYDLICKAKGWK
- the pyrE gene encoding orotate phosphoribosyltransferase, with protein sequence MEQYKRDFIEFALSRNVLKFGEFTLKSGRKSPYFFNAGLFNTGADLARLGEFYAAAIQASAVDFDVVFGPAYKGIPIGTSVSVALFNRYGIDKPVCFNRKEVKDHGEGGNLIGSPLQGKILLVDDVITAGTAIRESMELISANQAELAAVLIALNRKERGKGELSAIQEVERDYQCQVLSIIDLDDLMQFIEQDPRYSSHLPEMRAYRAEFGV
- the rph gene encoding ribonuclease PH, which produces MRPNNRENNQLRQIKITRNYTKHAEGSVLVEFGDTKVLCTATVEDAVPRFLKGQGQGWVTAEYGMLPRSTHSRMQREAAKGKQGGRTMEIQRLIARSLRAMVDLKALGERAITLDCDVIQADGGTRTASITGAAIALCDAINGLIENGTLKTNPIKGLVSAISVGIVEGQAVCDLEYVEDSAAETDMNVVMMEDGRMIEVQGTAEGEPFSHEELLTLLDLAKQGCNQIFIAQREALGL
- the gltX gene encoding glutamate--tRNA ligase gives rise to the protein MKLDAPFNLDPNVKVRTRFAPSPTGYLHVGGARTALYSWLYAKHNNGEFVLRIEDTDLERSTPEATAAIIEGMEWLNLPWEHGPYYQTKRFDRYNQVIDEMIEQGLAYRCYCTKDRLEELRHTQEQNKEKPRYDRHCLHDHIRSPDEPHVVRFKNPTEGSVVFDDAVRGRIEISNSELDDLIIRRTDGSPTYNFCVVVDDWDMGITHVVRGEDHINNTPRQINILKAIGAPIPTYAHVSMINGDDGQKLSKRHGAVSVMQYRDDGYLPEALINYLVRLGWGHGDQEIFSREEMINYFELDHVSKSASAFNTEKLQWLNQHYIRELPPEYVVKHLEWHYKDQGIDTTNGPALTEIVSMLAERCKTLKEMASSSRYFFEEFETFDEPAAKKHFKGNAVEALTKIKEKLTALSSWDLHSTHEAIEQTAAELEVGMGKVGMPLRVAVTGSGQSPSMDVTLVGIGRDRVLTRIQRAIDFINAQNA
- the lpt6 gene encoding phosphoethanolamine transferase Lpt6, with amino-acid sequence MIAYIFLALFTIAAVIFIINSHYRWTYFFAIALFSFLFGGMLMVSGQWQRALNFSSVLFVVLMLFHRLKIHYYKQPLLISDFFLVVDWRNWETLIHYKGALFDVIGLLALLGYAIFGFNDVESLGVLGNSIGALLFILSFSLMWHYSKKPSAVQVWLDSLPDDGRDVFLNLPMSCRGIFFKVPSFDGNSQNFIEKMTALSSETNNLSETNNLSETKPDIVVTLMESTLNPHQFAFSQQSIPPLSMFEPQNDTVFTSPLRVHTFAGATWKSEFAFLAGVPSTDFGTLASGVFYSVVPHLQSGLVKNLKAQGYFCVALSPFTKGNYNAKSAYDHFGFDLMLQPQDLGYPAPISKNLWDISSEEMMKYTRMILEKQYPALENVDQPMFVYVLTMREHGPYELGMENKFNLQMPNLGAKSISALNDYTQRIVALNDAIEGMNNYLHERKKPFVLGYFGDHQVAFDNVIPPKKGDYAQPDYVTQFVVRSNCASQFKQEQRFLDLAFVGGVLMNVAGLSAEDEFMKANMAMCKLSNGKLEDSSDIQLLNDYRHYLYQTLAIAR